From Bos mutus isolate GX-2022 chromosome 5, NWIPB_WYAK_1.1, whole genome shotgun sequence, one genomic window encodes:
- the BHLHE41 gene encoding class E basic helix-loop-helix protein 41, which produces MDEGIPHLQERQLLEHRDFIGLDYPSLYMCKPKRSMKRDDSKDTYKLPHRLIEKKRRDRINECIAQLKDLLPEHLKLTTLGHLEKAVVLELTLKHLKALTALTEQQHQKIIALQNGERSLKSPIQSDLDAFHSGFQTCAKEVLQYLARFESWTPREPRCVQLINHLHAVATQFLPTPQLLTQQVPLSKGTGAPTAAAPAGSGAAPCLERAGQKLEPLAHCVPVIQRTQPSSELAAAENDTDTDSGYGGEAEARPDREKGKGAGASRVTIKQEPPGEDSPAPKRMRLDTRGGGGGPGGGAAAAAAALLGPDPTAAAALLRPDAALLSSLVAFGGGGGAPFAQPAAAAAPFCLPFYFLSPSAAAAYVQPFLDKSGLEKYLYPAAAAAPFPLLYPGIPAPAAAAAAAAAAAAAAAFPCLSSVLSPPPEKAAAAAAAATLLPHEVAPPGALHPAHPHGRTHLPFAGAREPGNPESSAQEDPSQPAKETL; this is translated from the exons ATGGACGAAGGAATTCCTCATTTGCAAGAGAGACAGTTACTGGAACATAGAGATTTTATAGG ACTGGATTATCCCTCTTTGTATATGTGTAAGCCCAAAAGGAGCATGAAGCGAGACGATAGCAAG GATACCTACAAATTACCGCACagattaatagaaaagaaaagaagagaccgAATTAATGAATGCATTGCTCAGCTGAAAGACTTACTGCCTGAACATCTAAAGTTGACA ACTCTGGGGCATCTGGAGAAAGCTGTAGTCCTGGAATTAACTTTGAAACACTTAAAAGCTTTGACAGCCTTAACGGAGCAGCAACAtcagaagataattgctttacagaatg GGGAACGATCTCTGAAATCGCCCATTCAGTCCGACTTGGATGCGTTCCACTCGGGATTTCAAACATGCGCCAAAGAAGTCTTGCAATACCTCGCCCGGTTTGAGAGCTGGACGCCCAGGGAGCCGCGGTGTGTCCAGCTGATCAACCACTTGCACGCCGTGGCCACCCAGTTCTTGCCCACCCCGCAGCTGTTGACTCAACAGGTTCCTCTGAGCAAAGGCACCGGCGCGCCCACGGCGGCCGCCCCCGCCGGCTCCGGGGCCGCCCCCTGCCTGGAGCGCGCGGGGCAGAAGCTGGAGCCCCTCGCCCACTGCGTGCCGGTCATCCAGCGGACTCAGCCCAGCTCCGAGCTCGCCGCCGCCGAGAACGACACGGACACCGATAGCGGCTACGGTGGCGAGGCCGAGGCCCGGCCGGACCGCGAGAAGGGCAAAGGCGCGGGGGCGAGCCGCGTCACCATTAAGCAGGAGCCCCCCGGGGAGGACTCGCCAGCGCCCAAGAGGATGAGGCTGGAtacccgcggcggcggcggcggcccggggggcggcgcggcggcggcggcggccgcgctCCTGGGGCCCGACCCGACCGCTGCGGCCGCGCTGCTGAGACCCGACGCCGCCCTGCTCAGCTCGCTGGTGGCGTTCGGCGGAGGCGGGGGCGCGCCCTTCGCGCAGCCGGCGGCCGCCGCGGCCCCTTTCTGCCTGCCCTTCTACTTCCTCTCGCCTTCGGCGGCCGCCGCCTACGTGCAGCCCTTCCTGGACAAGAGCGGCCTGGAGAAGTACCTGTACCCGGCGGCGGCCGCCGCCCCGTTTCCATTGCTGTACCCCGGCATCCCTGctccggccgccgccgccgctgccgccgcggccgcggccgccgccgccgccttccCCTGCCTGTCCTCCGTGTTGTCGCCCCCTCCCGAGAAGGCGGCGGCCGCCGCCGCAGCCGCGACCCTCCTGCCACACGAGGTGGCGCCCCCTGGGGCTCTGCACCCCGCGCACCCGCACGGCCGCACCCACCTGCCCTTCGCCGGCGCTCGCGAGCCCGGGAACCCGGAGAGCTctgctcaggaagatccctcgcAGCCAGCAAAGGAAACCCTCTGA
- the LOC138987888 gene encoding uncharacterized protein, whose protein sequence is MIKLPVWCKIRLPLGGSRETLAGPLGKRSGRAASVCSRRGEPGPPPPPESRSQTRRVSAQDPGDCSNAAAAPAVPGGGEETRLPQTRDLPAAASRDPDPSPEPALGGAGRGTRSDGPGPCCARVRVHFSVLRPLVHVPLAITNVSGITRENAGRKDVGFEIDLLVYRQINISSLHPGPGRRKWRQRRQRPGGPTEGASPRFVSKVPGPPLRKCGHLRVTLTSTQSVERQKATFTFLNRHDGRVEGVALPRRGSPGGPAPPAPPPTPQLTAPPSGR, encoded by the exons ATGATTAAATTGCCTGTTTGGTGCAAAATACGCCTCCCTCTTGGAGGAAGTCGAGAGACCTTAGCGGGCCCTCTGGGCAAACGGAGCGGACGGGCCGCGAGCGTCTGTTCACGCCGGGGTGAGCctgggccgccgccgccgccggagtCACGAAGCCAGACGCGGCGCGTCTCCGCCCAGGACCCGGGAGACTGCAGCAACGCGGCCGCAGCCCCGGCGGTTCCCGGAGGCGGGGAGGAGACTCGACTCCCGCAGACACGTGACCTCCCGGCCGCCGCTTCCCGCGACCCAGACCCGTCCCCGGAACCCGCGCTCGGCGGGGCGGGCCGGGGGACACGTAGCGACGGCCCCGGTCCCTGCTGCGCCCGGGTGCGCGTGCATTTCAGCGTGCTTCGCCCCTTGGTTCACGTGCCACTGGCAATAACGAATGTTTCGGGGATCACCCGGGAGAATGCAGGAAGGAAAGACGTTGGGTTTGAAATCGATCTACTTGTATACAGACAGATAAACATATCTTCTCTCCATCCTGGCCCTGGCAGACGCAAGTGGCGGCAGCGGCGCCAGAGACCTGGGGGTCCCACAGAAGGCGCTTCCCCACGCTTCGTCTCCAAGGTCCCTGGCCCTCCGCTGCGCAAATGCGGGCACCTCCGGGTAACTCTCACTAGCA CACAGTCGGTGGAAAGGCAAAAAGCCACGTTCACGTTCCTGAACCGTCATGACGGACGGGTGGAGGGAGTCGCACTTCCGAGGCGAGGAAGCCCCGGCGGCCCCGCACCCCCGGcgccccctcccactccccagctGACTGCACCGCCCTCGGGAAGATGA